In the Setaria italica strain Yugu1 chromosome VI, Setaria_italica_v2.0, whole genome shotgun sequence genome, one interval contains:
- the LOC101759374 gene encoding protein CHUP1, chloroplastic, with amino-acid sequence MKEDIMFDNQTKPCRSRVDSKSNPSSLKPKFGSSWGSQIVKGFTTDKKTKKTAAIASKKPPLATVENVNQTNQQIPYHSRVKRSLIGDFPCSPAGAQVHPHVFDCHNIRSPASHDLFLELDHLREQLRESKERELALQAELRQCRENPRVSELEKELDARKGEIDRLSRLNTSLEAEKTSLSEQLSALSSMVEQREENVRLDGHGNRVPILDGDNTSSSGNLEFEVVELRRLNKELQFQKRNLAIKLSSAESKLTGLEKNAESDIVAKVQAEASLLRHTNANLSKQVEGLQMSRLTEVEELAYLRWINSCLRHELCNSDQAARAMTDIDYNGGMVFNEFGSIEGDARNAEDNSDIKFSIAERIKQWSQNDKSCQASKKEALLDRAWVEAAEARSPTRRHSLGGPKGCAQDFNIVKRRQSDTFISLPDATDESFSCDKDPTIREKHDLLVDKYDFGRSESSRFVLGKSEVCKSQCLDVEKRVLRIPNPPPRPSVSVSNSGPSNGSTANPPRPPPPPPPPKFSSKSTGVMKRAPQVAELYHSLMRRDSKKDTSSGGVCEAANSANVRSSMIGEIENRSSHLQAIKADVETQGEFVKSLIKEVTNAAYKDIEDVVAFVKWLDDELGFLVDERAVLKHFDWPERKADTLREAAFGYQDLKKLESEVSNYKDDPRLPCDIALKKMVTVSEKTERGVYNLLRTRDAMMRQCKEFNIPTDWMLDNNLISKIKFASVKLAKMYMKRVAMELQYMGPLNKDPALEYMLLQAVRFAFRMHQFAGGFDPETMDAFEELRNLVHVRNSTQ; translated from the exons ATGAAAGAAGATATCATGTTTGACAACCAAACAAAGCCATGCAGATCGAGGGTTGACTCCAAAAGCAATCCAAGTTCTCTGAAGCCCAAGTTTGGATCCTCATGGGGTTCCCAAATTGTCAAAGGGTTTACAACAGACAAGAAAACCAAGAAGACAGCTGCCATTGCAAGCAAGAAACCACCTCTTGCGACTGTTGAAAATGTCAATCAGACCAACCAACAGATTCCATATCACTCTAGGGTTAAAAGATCTCTTATTGGAGACTTCCCTTGCTCACCAGCTGGTGCTCAAGTCCATCCCCATGTCTTTGATTGCCACAATATTAGGTCCCCCGCATCTCATGATCTTTTCCTTGAGTTGGATCATCTCAGGGAACAACTGCGTGAGTCGAAAGAAAGGGAGCTAGCATTACAGGCAGAGTTGCGGCAATGCAGAGAAAACCCAAGAGTTTCAGAACTTGAGAAGGAGCTTGATGCTAGGAAAGGTGAAATTGACAGGCTTTCACGACTTAATACTTCATTAGAAGCTGAGAAAACAAGTCTGTCTGAACAATTATCAGCTCTATCTTCTATGGTAGAACAACGTGAGGAAAATGTAAGATTAGATGGGCATGGCAATCGGGTACCTATTCTAGATGGGGACAATACATCTTCTTCAGGAAACTTGGAATTTGAAGTTGTTGAACTACGCCGGTTAAACAAAGAGCTTCAGTTTCAGAAACGAAACCTAGCAATTAAGCTCTCTTCAGCTGAGTCCAAATTGACTGGCCTTGAGAAGAATGCAGAG AGTGATATTGTTGCCAAGGTTCAAGCTGAGGCATCGTTGCTGAGGCACACAAATGCAAATCTGAGCAAGCAAGTTGAGGGATTGCAAATGAGTCGGCTAACCGAGGTTGAGGAACTTGCTTATCTTCGGTGGATCAATTCATGCCTACGCCATGAGCTCTGTAACTCGGATCAAGCAGCTAGAGCAATGACTGATATAGATTATAATGGTGGCATGGTTTTTAATGAGTTTGGTAGCATTGAAGGTGATGCAAGAAATGCTGAGGACAATTCCGATATAAAATTCAGCATTGCAGAACGCATCAAACAGTGGTCTCAGAATGATAAGAGTTGTCAAGCATCTAAAAAGGAAGCACTTCTTGATAGGGCCTGGGTAGAAGCAGCAGAAGCACGAAGTCCGACACGTAGGCACTCACTTGGTGGGCCAAAGGGATGTGCGCAAGACTTCAACATCGTGAAGAGAAGGCAATCTGATACCTTTATCAGCCTTCCAGATGCAACAGATGAGTCATTCTCCTGTGATAAGGATCCGACAATCAGGGAGAAGCATGATCTTCTCGTGGACAAGTATGATTTTGGTCGATCTGAAAGTTCAAGATTTGTTCTTGGCAAGTCAGAAGTATGTAAGTCTCAGTGTCTGGATGTTGAAAAGCGTGTGTTGCGCATCCCTAACCCTCCACCAAGACCTTCTGTTTCTGTGTCAAACTCTGGTCCATCAAACGGATCGACTGCAAAtccgccacggccaccacctcctccgcctccgccaaagTTTTCCTCAAAAAGTACTGGTGTAATGAAGAGGGCACCACAGGTCGCAGAGCTCTACCATTCACTTATGAGAAGGGACTCAAAAAAGGATACTTCCAGTGGTGGAGTCTGTGAAGCTGCTAACTCTGCTAATGTGCGGAGTAGCATGATTGGTGAAATTGAGAACCGCTCTTCCCATTTGCAGGCA ATCAAGGCGGATGTTGAGACTCAAGGTGAATTTGTGAAATCATTGATTAAGGAGGTGACTAATGCAGCCTACAAAGATATCGAAGATGTGGTTGCATTTGTGAAGTGGCTAGATGATGAACTTGGCTTCCTA GTGGATGAGAGAGCAGTGTTAAAGCATTTTGATTGGCCTGAGAGGAAGGCAGACACTCTACGAGAGGCAGCTTTCGGGTACCAGGACCTGAAAAAATTGGAATCAGAAGTTTCAAACTACAAAGATGATCCACGCCTACCCTGTGACATTGCACTGAAGAAAATGGTTACAGTATCTGAAAA GACTGAGCGAGGCGTCTACAACCTTCTGAGGACAAGAGATGCTATGATGAGGCAGTGCAAGGAGTTCAATATTCCTACTGACTGGATGCTTGATAACAATCTTATTAGCAAG ATAAAGTTTGCTTCTGTGAAATTAGCGAAGATGTACATGAAAAGGGTCGCTATGGAGCTTCAGTACATGGGACCTCTGAACAAGGATCCAGCCCTGGAGTATATGCTGCTTCAGGCTGTCAGATTTGCTTTCAGGATGCATCAG TTTGCTGGTGGTTTCGACCCAGAGACCATGGATGCATTTGAAGAGCTGAGGAACCTTGTTCATGTCAGAAATAGCACCCAGTAG
- the LOC101759782 gene encoding chaperone protein ClpC4, chloroplastic has protein sequence MASLCWAPTRPPINVPVRPTISVAQAARIAGYGTAFAIMARSISRPLSLRSPSGGSTTNWKCQGTRRPPSVVSMVQNHQAKTPAFASLRAVHSPAPAPLPGSKSILPSRSSRGQKNASLVTRVTLNSFTGEIMNIVALAREETQHLVLKIGSNQMLWSHISQCICIFLLDLILNAAFQIIDGRVGRGRSETSLKTQSSETSAKTKGKKSTPTLDEYGTNLTNLAKEGKLDPVVGRQKQIDQVVQILSRKGKNNPCLIGEPGVGKTAAVEGLAQLIARGDVPETMQGKKVISVDMGRFLAGTKYRGEFEERLKNLLEEIKKCGDIILFLDEVHTLVGAGAAAEGAIDAANILKPALARGELQCIGATTTDEYMKHIEKDPALERRFRQVKVPEPTVDEAREILEGLRERYETHHKVQYADEALTTAAELSHKYISDRFLPDKAIDLIDEAGSLVRLRHAQRKLSKEVKDLETELQKIMEEKNDAIHSQNFKRAKELRDRELELNSQIIALSGKSKEMTNDEVNPGMSAVPVVTKEDIRHIVSLWTGVPVREVSTDETNKLLKMEEALHRHIVGQDEAVTAISRAIRRARVGLNDPRRPIASFVFAGPTGVGKSELAKTLAAYYYGSEEAMVRLDMSELMERHAVSKLIGSPPGYLGHGDGGQLTEAVRRRPYSLVLFDEVEKAHRDVMNIMLQILDDGRLTDGMGRTVDFTNTLIIMTSNIGGAAIVAANGDGHGGDGSKDLVEEEMKRYFRPEFLNRLDDTIVFRPLTKVEVKEIAGIMVKDVAARIREVGVELLVTERFVDLVVAEGFDPSYGARPLRRAVVRLLEDTLADKMLDGEIMKGDSVIVDADAAGNVVVLGRDELVVELQPVAFAI, from the exons ATGGCCTCACTCTGCTGGGCCCCTACTCGACCTCCTATCAATGTCCCCGTCCGCCCTACCATAAGCGTGGCACAGGCTGCAAGGATTGCAG GCTATGGGACTGCATTTGCAATCATGGCAAGAAGCATATCTAGACCACTTTCTCTTAGATCGCCATCTGGAGGTAGCACAACCAATTGGAAATGTCAGGGCACTAGGAGGCCTCCCTCAGTAGTATCGATGGTTCAAAACCATCAAGCCAAGACACCAGCATTTGCTAGTCTACGCGCAGTGCATAGTCCTGCGCCTGCACCCTTACCTGGTTCCAAATCTATACTTCCCAGCAGATCATCAAGAGGACAAAAGAATGCTTCTCTTGTCACCAGGGTGACGCTCAATAGTTTCACTGGGGAGATTATGAACATTGTTGCACTTGCACGAGAGGAAACGCAGCACCTAGTTCTCAAGATTGGAAGCAACCAAATGCTATGGAGCCACATTTCACAGTGCATTTGCATTTTTCTCTTGGACCTCATACTCAATGCG GCTTTCCAAATCATCGATGGTAGAGTTGGGAGAGGAAGAAGCGAGACTTCTTTGAAAACTCAAAGCAGTGAAACTTCTGCTAAAACAAAAGGCAAGAAGTCCACACCCACACTTGATGAGTATGGAACTAATCTAACAAATTTAGCAAAGGAG GGAAAGTTGGATCCTGTTGTCGGAAGACAAAAACAGATCGATCAAGTTGTACAAATTTTAAGCAGAAAGGGGAAGAACAATCCCTGTCTGATTGGAGAGCCAGGAGTAGGAAAAACAGCAGCAGTGGAAGGGCTTGCCCAGCTCATTGCCAGGGGGGATGTTCCTGAAACGATGCAAGGGAAAAAG GTTATCTCCGTTGACATGGGACGTTTTCTTGCTGGTACAAAATACCGtggagagtttgaagaaagaCTAAAGAATCTTCTTGAAGAAATCAAGAAGTGTGGTGATATAATACTATTCCTTGATGAAGTTCACACCCTAgtaggagcaggagcagcggcggAAGGCGCTATTGATGCTGCTAACATTTTGAAGCCAGCACTAGCTAGAGGCGAATTACAG TGTATTGGAGCCACTACGACTGATGAATACATGAAACATATTGAGAAGGACCCAGCGCTGGAAAGGCGTTTTCGACAGGTGAAAGTTCCTGAGCCAACAGTCGATGAAGCCAGAGAAATTCTAGAAGGGCTTCGAGAGCGATATGAAACCCATCATAAAGTCCAATACGCCGATGAAGCACTGACTACAGCTGCTGAGCTCTCGCACAAGTACATCAG TGATCGTTTTCTTCCGGACAAGGCCATTGACTTGATTGACGAGGCAGGATCCCTTGTCCGTCTACGACATGCCCAG CGGAAGCTATCCAAGGAAGTTAAAGATCTTGAAACAGAGCTCCAGAAAATCATGGAGGAGAAGAACGATGCCATTCACAGCCAGAACTTTAAAAGG GCGAAGGAGCTTCGCGATCGTGAACTGGAGCTAAATTCCCAGATCATAGCTCTGAGCGGCAAGAGCAAAGAGATGACCAACGATGAGGTGAATCCTGGCATGTCAGCAGTGCCGGTGGTCACCAAAGAAGACATTCGCCACATAGTGTCCCTCTGGACCGGCGTGCCTGTCCGCGAAGTCTCCACTGACGAAACCAACAAGCTGCTCAAGATGGAGGAGGCCCTGCACCGGCACATCGTCGGCCAGGACGAGGCCGTCACGGCGATAAGCCGCGCCATCCGGCGCGCCCGTGTGGGGCTCAACGACCCGCGCCGGCCGATCGCGAGCTTCGTCTTCGCCGGCCCGACTGGCGTCGGCAAGTCGGAGCTCGCCAAGACCCTCGCCGCCTACTACTACGGCTCGGAGGAGGCCATGGTCCGGCTGGACATGAGCGAGCTCATGGAGAGGCACGCGGTGTCGAAGCTGATCGGCTCGCCGCCGGGCTACCTCGGGCACGGTGACGGCGGCCAGCTGACGGAGGCCGTGCGCCGGCGGCCGTACTCGCTGGTCCTCTTCGACGAGGTCGAGAAGGCCCACCGCGACGTGATGAACATCATGCTGCAGATCCTCGACGACGGCCGGCTGACGGACGGCATGGGCAGGACGGTGGACTTCACGAACACGCTCATCATCATGACGTCCAacatcggcggcgccgccatcgtCGCTGCGAATGGcgacggccatggcggcgacgggagCAAGGATCTGGTGGAAGAGGAGATGAAGCGCTACTTCCGGCCCGAGTTTCTGAACCGGCTGGACGATACGATCGTGTTCAGGCCGCTGACCAAGGTGGAGGTGAAGGAGATCGCCGGCATCATGGTGAAGGACGTCGCCGCCCGGATCAGGGAGGTGGGAGTCGAGCTGCTGGTGACGGAGAGGTTCGTGGACCTCGTGGTTGCAGAAGGCTTCGACCCGAGCTACGGGGCGAGGCCGCTGAGGAGGGCCGTCGTGAGGCTGCTCGAGGACACCCTGGCCGACAAGATGCTCGACGGCGAGATCATGAAAGGAGACTCGGTGAtcgtcgacgccgacgccgcggggAACGTCGTCGTGCTCGGACGGGATGAGCTTGTCGTGGAGCTGCAGCCTGTCGCTTTTGCGATCTAG